In one window of Tubulanus polymorphus chromosome 3, tnTubPoly1.2, whole genome shotgun sequence DNA:
- the LOC141902820 gene encoding chromodomain-helicase-DNA-binding protein 8-like isoform X2: protein MSDESLLSLFNSGSDNFLDGLTGNATGIGQPPGGNVGGMMQQGGMMLNTNMQPQGNFGQQNTMAMGTPTQKLHHYNDHEYHNYSQAPQQNAIMSPQHNQFGSPPNAGHMQANYGNMQPVPTSPQTPQMGMNQTQMWGQDPSMRGYMQQPQQYAMQQAPQPMMQQQPVRMPQPAQMHIRQANPQMMQQNPQMGMQQQPQQQQSQQQAFISHHDYASPMPNAGVQATTQRLTHFPAQQQANQFRVQNVSSSPNQNRIQVSSISNINSQQQHTAVAGGLYQQASQAQVQLTPSTQQQQQNFQQQAQMTAGQQQQQHYSYQQQPAQGMNEAPPLSHYPKTSPATQQYQQSGYQNIAVVQHPPPSPRPTPPPQSRTPTVNQNQAAYVGQTSLQQLEQMVPSHGTNTIAGTNTAANYPQTNQSTNQMQIVNNQQTFTINTAYNQINGNAATGVVTAGSANNIAATSQATNAQNTSAEIQQLQSQIQQLYSMPQNPQTQQNMLDLQERVRILKANQQQQVLQQQRQIQQHVVAAAAAPQPQTIRPVLLQTSQQQPTSTATTTTSRIITVVLQRPQTSSIVTSTNTIQIQPQQLHQQQAVIRPQQLRLIQQAPRSASPVTTLLKKTATATNASTATTQRMIVVQTKPVAAAAASNQPRVITLQSSGIQQQQQQQLQQAKKTPVIIQMSTPVASPGKINTPPPPPPGHVSLLQPRVHDTTPEPVSVPAVGLVETVVTETENKEDLEKLVKAQQLQDKANKIIQQAVAKAQEKGLTEIPKVVEPEALIDVECVDINKKKDKKPPRKRPSGDRKPKSDKEKKPLKEKKPPRERKLKPSKKKRPPATLLINKKRKRKSSEGSDVEAVIPSPHGSEDEELSGIEKRRSGRHSKRKRYIDTVDLNLSEEEDDTADTENNTTTPAVKTTQIFVDNPSEDEAIIVEKILGMRTRKIKRMKSIPAPTPAATDTGDEENVDVDNVGDVVLEEEEVEIEEFYVKYKNFSYLHCEWKSADLLTDKRIAMKIKRYKMKRMQAGTYFQEQDEDELFNADYIEVDRILEKAITIDPVTDEEVTHYMVKWQSLAYEDSTWELEQDVPNTKIEAYERYCHPPPEEDRHAIARPRADSWKKLDATPIYKNDNSLREYQLEGVNWLSFCWYNRQNCILADEMGLGKTIQSITFLKTVFDYGIKGPYLVIVPLSTLGNWQREFEQWTDMNVIVYHGSAISRSMLQEYEMYYKDEKGQRIPDLFKFNALITTYEVIISDVELLCQIDWRVTVIDEAHRLKNMKCKLHEGLKCFDLEHRVLLTGTPLQNNVEELFALLNFLEPQRFKSSEDFVREFGNLKTESQVDKLKGILKPMMLRRLKEDVEKSLAPKEETIIEVELTNIQKKYYRAILERNFQFLTKGGTTSNAPSLMNTMMELRKCCNHPFLIKGAEEQTVNEVKEQHGPNPEKVHEALVQASGKLVLIDKLLPKLKAGDHKVLVFSQMIRVLDILEDYLIHKSYPYERLDGRIRGNLRQEAIDRFSKPDSDRFVFLLCTRAGGLGINLTAADTVIIFDSDWNPQNDLQAQARCHRIGQQKSVKVYRLITRNSYEREMFDKASLKLGLDKAVLQSMNQQKNKQDQAQMTKKEIEDLLKKGAYGALMEDDTAGDQFCEEDIDQILQRRTQTITIDSEGKGSTFAKASFSASDNRDDINIDDPNFWEKWARKADLDADYLMHKNDLIIEQPRARKQTARYGNEDSILDMSDLSLDSEDSENNEYEEEDSKGKGKGKNKEKIMKRTRRSRKQKALDDAQQQIKDANPNGCYTRSEFFKVEKNLLVYGWGRWKDILLHGRFKRKLSETDAENMSRALIIYSLNHYYGDDRIKAFIWDLVNPAADSNACYKNHSGLSAPVPRGRKGRKAKKDSTEKSDQLREIMAKVDIDPERVITDEGYKKHLQRHANKVLLRVRLLYYLKQEVIGDEAEKVFVGLPANDIELNMPDTDGLIPVQWWDRHADKSLLIGTFKHGYEKYNIMRQDAGLCFLDRCGPPDGMALLAEQNDSDNEDTDAKLNAAPPGGKDDDEEFDEPLSPGRSTPASSSQNPKPVGEQACLDGKLPFPGISDLNTRLRRIITCYQRSHKKEQIKIQQKEKKMQKRQHFEAILKEREYAKRQSQQRWARREESDFYRVVSTYGVEFDKNTQQYNWERFRTLARLDRKFDETMTEYFLAFYYMCCKVCKKLKDGAIPPNDLYIEPITEERANRCLARVDLLNKIREDILYHPKLDAHLELCERAGDMPEWWIPGSMDRDLLIGAARWGLSRTDYHILNDPALSFREVYDAFKHELASEPAAAAICDKIVKEQSNEAAISEIVVKEENVAKDDNDSLTKVKQEETIGAQGKSDDDKSDLDSKPVKKEIDAKHETTEEHVKKEVGEDEVKEEITDVKTENDEQKMEVDKETTDVVESKDSESSESVKECKMEVESNAEEGETSKIRPETPQNDTDVDGNEGNMVNTYGQPVEENPGFGWPKDRTIFYRLEHICYCVEKGEWPVAKRFPSALQGESVSSTPVGTPIGTPTIDSTVEYNIRADTPDLASQVAMMMMYPEDLESEMVEGDGLKMTIQKKRKRRTKLEMEAERIVKLRELLGGRSSMQNMSSSSLAGGDLSSDRENDSDTNMTSLRIPVPHHRSEFLTNGAIEDYCSSRDNTDGESKTTIGRTSTPMCMGLGNSFKKKRGRKPKDVKLMEQRIAAAAASGSSSPRGHSTQINRHLLPLSKLGPDARIPVVSIEDGTRLTGEDAPKRSDLEDWLETHPGFMVDLPDELMDDELLMTSNDDQALHGGHHAHRNKQRRPRLDPTTLKPESLTGDENVSVINKVSGKRITGAKAPPLKHLAEWLQQNPHFYVDPKWSHLVKEKGNLPESLQSRLLKPSEKRGRKPAQQATLSQQMLAEQYTKAQMAALSAAANPALLAANMSKLPVSMASYANMAAMAANPMAYLAAYGLPVSTAVAGSSQSSKSKDGKDDGPEPGEKLPSSSAAASFPYLYSPLMYNSLISAAAAAQGLGNYSVPQNIMAQYAQLAQAQASMMNGVSSSTGGGGAASDSDEPAMSNKAKEDKPTTSGRRRSDAPQDLSMPKTTAATATKKSPAKSKNEKRSDYANSLDDEKPLDLKKSSKSDS from the exons atgtcTGATGAATCACTTTTGAGTTTGTTCAACTCCGGATCGGATAATTTTTTAGACGGATTGACCGGCAACGCGACCGGTATCGGTCAGCCGCCTGGAGGAAACGTTGGCGGAATGATGCAGCAAGGTGGCATGATGCTGAACACAAACATGCAACCTCAGGGAAACTTCGGGCAACAGAACACGATGGCAATGGGAACGCCGACGCAGAAGTTACATCATTATAATGATCATGAGTATCACAACTACAGCCAGGCTCCTCAGCAGAACGCGATCATGTCACCGCAACACAATCAGTTTGGGAGTCCACCAAACGCGGGTCATATGCAGGCTAATTACGGCAATATGCAACCAGTGCCGACGAGCCCGCAAACGCCGCAAATGGGAATGAACCAAACTCAGATGTGGGGTCAAGATCCTTCGATGCGCGGGTACATGCAACAACCTCAGCAGTACGCGATGCAGCAAGCTCCGCAGCCAATGATGCAACAGCAACCGGTCAGGATGCCGCAGCCGGCGCAGATGCACATTCGCCAGGCGAATCCGCAGATGATGCAACAAAACCCGCAGATGGGTATGCAGCAAcaaccgcagcagcagcagtcgcAGCAGCAAGCATTTATATCGCATCACGATTACGCGTCTCCGATGCCGAACGCGGGCGTGCAAGCAACGACGCAACGTCTGACGCATTTCCCTGCGCAACAACAGGCTAACCAGTTCCGCGTGCAGAACGTGTCTTCCTCTCCCAATCAGAATCGAATTCAGGTATCGTCGATCAGTAATATAAACTCGCAGCAGCAACATACGGCGGTCGCCGGCGGTCTTTATCAACAGGCGTCGCAGGCGCAGGTGCAACTGACTCCGAGcacgcagcagcaacagcagaaCTTTCAGCAACAGGCGCAAATGACTGCGggacaacaacagcaacagcatTATTCATACCAGCAACAACCGGCTCAGGGAATGAATGAAGCTCCACCGTTGTCGCATTATCCTAAAACCAGTCCGGCTACACAGCAGTACCAACAGTCGGGATATCAGAATATAGCAGTTGTTCAGCACCCTCCACCATCTCCACGACCGACTCCTCCACCCCAGTCGCGTACACCGACCGTGAACCAAAATCAGGCGGCGTACGTCGGGCAGACGAGTCTACAGCAATTGGAGCAAATGGTGCCGTCGCACGGAACTAACACGATCGCCGGCACCAACACGGCCGCGAATTACCCGCAAACGAATCAATCGACAAATCAAATGCAAATCGTAAACAATCAACAAACTTTCACCATAAATACGGCGTATAATCAGATAAACGGGAATGCAGCGACGGGTGTTGTGACCGCCGGAAGCGCCAACAACATAGCCGCTACGTCGCAGGCGACTAATGCGCAGAATACCAGCGCCGAGATTCAGCAGTTACAGTCGCAGATTCAACAGCTTTACAGTATGCCGCAAAATCCTCAGACGCAACAGAATATGCTCGATCTACAGGAGCGCGTTCGCATTCTGAAGGCGAACCAACAACAACAAGTACTTCAACAGCAGCGACAAATACAGCAACACGTCGTAGCAGCGGCGGCCGCACCTCAGCCGCAGACAATCCGACCAGTGTTGTTACAGACATCTCAACAGCAGCCGACGTCGACGGCAACGACGACCACGTCGCGTATCATCACCGTCGTGTTGCAGCGTCCACAGACGTCGTCGATCGTCACGTCGACGAACACGATTCAAATACAACCGCAACAGCTGCACCAGCAACAGGCCGTCATACGACCGCAGCAGCTGCGATTGATACAACAAGCGCCTCGGTCGGCGTCGCCGGTGACGACGTTGCTGAAGAAGACGGCGACGGCGACGAACGCGTCTACGGCCACGACGCAGCGGATGATCGTCGTGCAAACGAAACCGGTAGCCGCGGCCGCCGCATCGAACCAGCCACGCGTCATCACGTTACAATCATCCGGcattcagcagcagcagcagcagcagctgcaacaAGCGAAGAAAACGCCGGTGATTATTCAGATGTCAACACCAGTGGCGAGCCCCGGAAAGATTAACACGCCGCCACCACCGCCGCCTGGTCATGTATCTCTACTACAACCTCGTGTACACGATACAACTCCG GAGCCAGTATCTGTTCCCGCAGTTGGATTGGTTGAGACGGTAGTTaccgaaacagaaaacaagGAAGATTTGGAAAAGCTAGTCAAGGCTCAACAATTACAAGACAAAGCCAACAAAATCATCCAGCAAGCAGTGGCAAAGGCTCAGGAGAAGGGTCTGACGGAGATTCCGAAAGTCGTCGAGCCGGAAGCCCTCATCGACGTCGAGTGCGTCGATATTAACAAGAAGAAGGACAAGAAACCGCCACGCAAGAGACCGTCAGGCGATCGCAAACCGAAATCTGATAAAGAGAAAAAACCgctgaaagaaaagaaaccgCCGCGCGAAAGAAAGCTGAAACCTTCCAAAAAGAAAAG GCCGCCAGCTACGCTTCTAATCAATAAAAAGAGGAAACGCAAAAGTTCTGAAGGCTCGGATGTCGAAGCGGTCATTCCAAGTCCTCATGGCTCCGAAGACGAAGAGCTGTCAGGAATTGAG AAACGTCGATCGGGTCGTCACTCGAAACGCAAACGATACATCGACACCGTTGATCTCAATTTATCAGAAGAGGAAGACGACACAGCTGATACAGAGAATAATACAACCACTCCCGCTGTTAAAACCACTCAAATCTTTGTG GATAACCCGAGCGAAGATGAAGCGATTATTGTCGAGAAAATACTCGGCATGCGTACGCGAAAAATCAAGCGAATGAAATCGATACCGGCTCCAACCCCCGCTGCGACGGACACCGGCGAT GAGGAGAATGTCGATGTAGACAATGTCGGCGATGTCGTCCTCGAAGAAGAAGAGGTCGAAATCGAAGAGTTCTACGtgaaatataagaatttctCGTATTTGCATTGCGAGTGGAAGTCGGCCGACTTGCTGACGGATAAACGGATCGCGATGAAGATCAAACGCTATAAAATGAAGCGAATGCAAGCGGGCACGTACTTTCAAGAG CAAGATGAAGATGAACTGTTCAACGCGGATTATATCGAGGTTGATCGTATTCTGGAAAAGGCCATCACGATAGACCCTGTCACCGACGAGGAGGTCACTCATTACATGGTGAAATGGCAGTCGCTCGCGTATGAGGACAGCACGTGGGAACTGGAACAAGACgtaccaaatacaaaaatcGAGGCGTACGAACGATACTGTCATCCACCGCCAGAAGAAGACAGACAT gCTATTGCTCGTCCGCGGGCCGATAGTTGGAAGAAATTGGATGCCACGCCCATCTATAAGAATGACAACAGTTTGAGAGAGTATCAGTTAGAAGGTGTGAACTGGTTGAGTTTCTGTTGGTATAACAG acaAAATTGTATCTTGGCCGATGAGATGGGTCTCGGAAAAACGATTCAGAGTATTACGTTCCTGAAGACCGTGTTCGACTACGGCATCAAAGGTCCGTATCTGGTCATTGTGCCGCTGTCAACTCTGGGTAATTGGCAACGAGAATTCGAGCAGTGGACCGATATGAACGTGATTGTCTATCACGGCAGCGCGATCAGTCGTAGTATGCTCCAAGAATACGAAATGTACTACAAGGATGAGAAG GGTCAACGCATTCCAGACTTGTTTAAATTCAATGCGTTGATCACGACGTATGAAGTGATCATCTCCGACGTTGAACTGCTGTGTCAAATCGATTGGCGCGTCACCGTCATCGATGAGGCCCATCGTCTGAAAAATATGAAGTGTAAACTACACGAAGGTCTCAAGTGTTTTGACCTG gAACATCGTGTTTTACTGACCGGAACTCCGCTACAGAATAATGTCGAAGAGTTGTTCGCGTTGTTGAATTTCCTCGAGCCTCAACGGTTCAAGAGCTCCGAAGATTTCGTACGCGAATTCGGTAACCTGAAAACCGAAAGTCAAGTCGATAAACTGAAAGGG ATTTTGAAACCGATGATGCTTCGTCGTTTGAAAGAAGACGTGGAGAAAAGTTTGGCTCCGAAGGAAGAGACTATCATTGAG GTAGAACTCACGAATATTCAGAAGAAGTACTACAGAGCCATTCTCGAGCGTAATTTCCAGTTCTTGACAAAAGGTGGCACGACGTCGAACGCGCCCAGTCTGATGAATACTATGATGGAGCTGAGAAAATGTTGCAATCATCCGTTCCTCATAAAAG GTGCTGAAGAACAAACTGTTAACGAAGTAAAAGAACAACACGGTCCGAATCCGGAGAAAGTTCACGAAGCTCTGGTGCAGGCCTCCGGTAAGCTGGTTCTCATTGATAAACTGTTGCCGAAATTGAAAGCCGGTGACCACAAAGTGTTGGTCTTCTCTCAAATGATCAGAGTGCTGGATATATTAGAAGATTACCTCATTCATAAAAG TTACCCATATGAGAGACTCGATGGCCGAATTCGTGGTAACCTCAGACAAGAAGCAATTGATCGATTCAGTAAACCAG ACTCGGATCGGTTTGTGTTTTTGTTGTGTACGAGAGCCGGTGGTCTCGGTATTAATCTCACTGCTGCTGATACTGTCATCATTTTCGACTCTGATTGGAATCCGCAAAACGATCTGCAG GCTCAAGCGCGATGTCATCGTATAGGCCAACAGAAGAGCGTTAAAGTCTATCGACTGATCACGCGTAATTCGTATGAACGTGAAATGTTTGACAAAGCGTCGCTGAAACTCGGGCTCGATAAAGCCGTGTTACAGTCGATGAATCAACAGAAAAACAAACAGGACCAG GCTCAGATGACGAAGAAAGAGATTGAAGACTTGTTGAAGAAAGGCGCGTACGGCGCATTGATGGAGGATGACACTGCCGGTGATCAATTCTGCGAGGAAGACATTGATCAAATCCTACAAAGACGTACTCAGACAATCACGATCGATTCAGAGGGTAAAGGGTCAACTTTCGCTAAG GCAAGTTTCAGTGCCAGTGACAACCGAGATGATATAAATATCGACGATCCCAATTTCTGGGAGAAATGGGCGCGGAAGGCAGACCTAGATGCCGACTACCTCATGCATAAG AATGATCTCATTATTGAACAGCCGCGTGCGCGAAAACAGACAGCACGTTACGGCAATGAGGACAGTATACTCGACATGTCCGACCTGTCGCTGGACAGCGAGGACTCTGAGAATAACGAGTACGAAGAGGAGGACAGTAAGGGCAAGGGTAAGGGCAAAAACAAAGAGAAAATCATGAAACGAACACGTCGTAGTCGTAAGCAGAAAGCACTCGACGATGCGCAGCAACAAATCAAAGACGCCAATCCGAACGGTTGCTACACGAGATCGGAATTCTTCAAAGTCGAGAAAAATCTTCTAGTCTACGG ttgGGGACGTTGGAAAGATATTCTACTTCACGGTCGTTTCAAGCGAAAACTGTCGGAAACTGATGCCGAAAATATGTCTCGTGCTTTG ATAATTTACAGTCTCAATCATTACTACGGCGACGATCGAATAAAAGCATTTATCTGGGATCTAGTCAATCCGGCGGCGGATAGCAACGCGTGCTACAAAAATCATTCCGGCCTATCGGCGCCCGTGCCGCGAGGGCGAAAAGGACGCAAAGCGAAGAAAGACTCGACGGAAAAGTCGGATCAGTTGCGCGAGATCATGGCGAAGGTCGACATCGACCCGGAACGAGTGATCACCGATGAAGGCTACAAGAAACATCTACAACGACACGCCAACAA AGTTTTGTTGCGCGTTCGATTGTTGTACTACCTGAAACAAGAAGTGATAGGCGATGAGGCTGAAAAGGTTTTCGTCGGACTGCCGGCCAA CGATATCGAGTTGAATATGCCCGATACCGACGGTTTGATACCAGTGCAGTGGTGGGACCGGCACGCCGATAAAAGTCTACTGATCGGCACATTCAAACACGGCTACGAGAAATACAACATCATGCGACAGGACGCCGGACTCTGCTTCCTGGATCGATGTGGCCCACCGGATGGAATGGCTTTGCTCGCCGAACAAAATGACAGTGATAA CGAGGACACTGATGCCAAGTTGAACGCGGCACCACCTGGTGGTAAAGACGACGACGAGGAATTCGATGAACCTCTGTCACCCGGTCGTTCGACGCCTGCATCATCCTCGCAGAATCCTAAACCTGTCGGTGAACAAGCTTGCCTCG ATGGTAAGTTACCGTTCCCGGGTATTTCTGATTTGAACACTCGTCTACGGAGAATTATCACGTGTTACCAGCGAAGTCACAAGAAAGAACAGATCAAAATACAGCAAAAAGAGAAG AAAATGCAAAAGCGACAGCACTTCGAGGCGATACTGAAGGAACGCGAGTACGCAAAGCGTCAGTCGCAGCAGAGATGGGCGCGGCGAGAGGAGTCTGATTTCTATCGCGTCGTGTCGACGTACGGCGTTGAATTCGACAAGAACACGCAACAATACAATTGGGAACGATTCCGCACGCTCGCGCGACTCGATCGTAAATTCGACGAAACGATGACCGAATACTTCCTCGCGTTCTACTACATGTGCTGCAAAGTGTGCAAAAAACTGAAAGATGGAG CCATTCCGCCGAATGACCTGTACATCGAGCCGATCACTGAGGAGCGCGCGAATCGATGCCTGGCACGGGTCGATTTGCTGAACAAGATCCGCGAAGACATTCTCTATCATCCGAAGCTCGACGCACATTTGGAACTGTGCGAGCGTGCCGGTGACATGCCCGAGTGGTGGATACCCGGGTCGATGGATCGAGATCTACTTATCGGAGCTGCCAG ATGGGGTTTATCGCGTACAGACTATCACATTCTTAACGATCCTGCTTTGTCATTCCGAGAAGTTTACGATGCATTTAAACACGAACTAGCCAGTGAACCAGCTGCTGCTGCCATCTGTGATAAAATTGTTAAAGAACAATCAAATg AAGCTGCCATTAGTGAGATAGTAGTGAAGGAGGAAAATGTTGCCAAAGACGACAATGATTCACTTACCAAAGTGAAGCAAGAGGAAACTATTGGAGCTCAGGGTAAAAGCGATGATGACAAATCCGATTTGGACTCAAAACCTGTTAAAAAG GAAATCGATGCGAAGCATGAAACAACGGAAGAACACGTTAAAAAAGAGGTCGGCGAAGATGAGGTGAAGGAAGAGATTACCGACGTTAAAACCGAGAACGACGAGCAGAAGATGGAGGTGGACAAAGAGACCACTGATGTCGTTGAAAGTAAAGATTCAGAATCTTCAGAATCGGTGAAAGAATGTAAAATGGAAGTTGAAAGCAATGCAGAGGAAGGAGAAACGTCAAAG ATCCGACCTGAAACGCCGCAAAACGATACGGATGTTGATGGTAATGAGGGGAATATGGTGAACACGTACGGACAGCCGGTTGAAGAAAATCCAGGATTTGGTTGGCCTAAG gatcGTACGATATTCTACCGTTTGGAGCACATCTGTTACTGCGTGGAGAAAGGCGAGTGGCCGGTGGCGAAACGTTTCCCGTCGGCGTTACAAGGAGAGTCAGTGAGCAGCACGCCGGTCGGTACGCCGATCGGCACGCCGACGATCGACTCTACGGTCGAGTATAACATCCGCGCCGATACGCCCGATTTAGCTAGTCAGGtagcgatgatgatgatgtaccCGGAGGACCTCGAGTCCGAGATGGTCGAG GGCGATGGATTGAAAATGACAATACAGAAGAAACGCAAGAGACGCACAAAATTAGAAATGGAAGCGGAGCGAA TTGTGAAACTGCGTGAACTGTTGGGCGGTCGTTCGTCGATGCAGAATATGAGTAGTAGCAGTCTCGCCGGCGGTGATCTGAGCAGCGATAGGGAGAATGATAGCGACACTAATATGACATCTTTACGAATACCG GTTCCGCATCATCGCAGCGAATTTTTGACTAATGGTGCTATAGAAGACTATTGCAGTAGTCGTGATAACACGGATGGTGAAAGTAAAACGACAATCGGACGCACATCGACGCCTATGTGTATGGGACTG GGCAATTCGTTTAAGAAGAAAAGAGGTCGAAAGCCGAAAGATGTGAAGTTGATGGAACAGCGTATCGCGGCTGCTGCGGCGAGTGGGTCTAGTAGTCCTCGAGGCCATTCAACGCAAATTAATAGACATTTACTACCGCTGTCTAAATTGGGGCCAG ACGCTCGTATACCAGTTGTCAGTATCGAAGACGGAACCCGTCTGACTGGTGAAGACGCGCCGAAACGATCCGACCTTGAAGACTGGTTAGAAACGCACCCGGGTTTCATGGTCGATTTACCCGACGAACTGATGGACGACGAGTTGCTGATGACGTCGAACGACGACCAGGCGTTGCACGGCGGTCACCACGCGCATCGTAACAAACAACGCCGGCCTCGTCTCGATCCAACCACCCTTAAACCGGAGTCGCTCACCGGTGATGAAAATGTATCTGTGATCAATAAAGTATCCGGAAAAAGG ATTACTGGTGCTAAGGCCCCACCATTGAAGCATTTAGCTGAGTGGCTTCAACAGAACCCACATTTCTACGTCGATCCAAAATGGTCTCATTTAGTCAAAGAAAAG GGTAACCTGCCAGAGTCGCTACAGTCACGACTTTTGAAGCCATCCGAAAAACGTGGACGGAAACCCGCGCAGCAGGCCACGCTGTCTCAGCAGATGTTAGCCGAACAATACACGAAAGCTCAAATGGCTGCTTTATCAGCGGCGGCTAATCCCGCTTTACTCGCCGCTAACATGTCCAAACTACCGGTCAGTATGGCTTCGTACGCCAACATGGCTGCCATGGCGGCCAATCCGATGGCGTATTTAGCCGCGTACGGTTTGCCAGTTTCAACTGCTGTTGCCGGATCGTCGCAGTCGTCGAAATCGAAAGACGGCAAAGACGACGGACCGGAGCCTGGGGAAAAGTTACCATCTTCGTCGGCGGCCGCTTCGTTTCCGTATCTGTACAGTCCGTTGATGTATAATTCGTTGATAAGCGCCGCGGCCGCCGCGCAGGGACTTGGCAATTATTCTGTTCCGCAAAATATTATGGCGCAGTATGCTCAGCTCGCGCAGGCTCAAGCTTCGATGATGAACGGCGTGTCATCTTCGACTGGCGGGGGTGGCGCGGCGTCTGACAGCGACGAGCCGGCGATGAGCAACAAGGCGAAGGAGGACAAGCCGACGACGTCAGGGCGTCGACGTAGCGACGCGCCGCAGGATCTCTCGATGCCGAAAACGACGGCCGCGACGGCGACGAAAAAATCGCCGGCGAAATCGAAGAACGAAAAACGATCAGATTACGCGAACAGTTTAGACGACGAGAAACCGTTAGATTTGAAAAAGTCGTCGAAGTCCGATTCGTAG